A single region of the Marinobacter salinus genome encodes:
- a CDS encoding patatin-like phospholipase family protein produces MLLFLALAGSLGLVPVFAAERPKVGLVLSGGGAKGMAHVGVIRVLEEMNIPVDVVVGTSAGSAVGALYASGMPVNDIERRFIEMDWLSSFRDDPGRIYKPVRRKQEEWRFPVTPGIGLRSDGLHVGGGIIAGQNLGFILNELTHNAALVEDFDRLAVPFRAVATDLETGEPVVMGKGNLAEAIRASMSIPGVYAPVERDGHLLVDGGVANNLPVSVAREMGAEIIIAVDITDSLMETDELREAFSVVGQLTTIMTRRNTEEQLGLLRDGDVLIRPDLEGFSSADFYNAPVLFELGASAARNHAVELNPLRVSRSEWTGYKAAMGSRAYTAGPIARIEIDQGSSLAREFLRERIRQQPGMPLDVAVLEADLKRIYGLGYYETVSYSLSPSREGTVLTIGVQEKSWGPNYLSFGLNYEDNFNGETRFNIASSIRMTELNALGGEWQTGIQLGTEPWVRTQWYQPVDYGYQRFMVLGGQYSRETFSIYDSNDTRIAEVDVTFRKADLALGMELGGIAEVRLKYTRGYATVDEQVGQAVAPDDSIHQGGLALQVVHDSLDDAFFPRQGAFAGMRGRLEREDLGSDRHFDSITSMALGTRTWKGFNMTGLLYAEAVTRGEPGIENAVRLGGFRRLSAFAPGQITGDNALMGALYASQAFGGPLVPWFAGVGLEVGNAWDSLDEASWNNSVRSWSAFAGVDTFLGPVQVATAYNNKDNWTAYLNIGFSFTQLFY; encoded by the coding sequence GTGCTCCTCTTTCTCGCCCTGGCCGGCTCGCTTGGGCTGGTGCCTGTTTTTGCAGCCGAGCGACCGAAAGTGGGGTTGGTCCTTAGTGGTGGTGGTGCCAAGGGCATGGCCCACGTTGGCGTTATCCGGGTTCTGGAGGAAATGAACATTCCGGTTGATGTGGTCGTAGGGACCAGCGCCGGCTCGGCAGTAGGGGCACTCTACGCATCGGGCATGCCAGTCAATGATATCGAGCGCCGGTTCATCGAGATGGACTGGCTTTCCAGCTTTCGGGATGATCCCGGCAGGATTTACAAGCCGGTCCGCCGCAAGCAGGAAGAATGGCGTTTTCCGGTAACCCCGGGCATTGGTCTCCGGTCGGATGGTCTACATGTGGGCGGAGGCATCATTGCCGGCCAGAATCTGGGCTTTATTCTCAACGAACTCACCCATAACGCTGCTCTGGTAGAGGACTTTGATCGCCTCGCCGTGCCGTTCCGCGCAGTGGCCACAGACCTCGAGACCGGTGAGCCTGTGGTCATGGGGAAGGGGAATCTCGCGGAAGCCATCCGTGCCAGTATGAGCATTCCGGGGGTCTATGCACCGGTTGAACGAGATGGCCATCTGCTGGTGGATGGCGGTGTCGCCAACAACCTGCCCGTGAGTGTGGCTCGCGAGATGGGTGCCGAGATTATTATTGCAGTCGACATTACCGATTCGTTGATGGAAACCGATGAATTGAGGGAGGCGTTCTCAGTTGTCGGGCAACTGACCACGATCATGACTCGCCGCAACACGGAGGAGCAGCTGGGCCTGCTCCGGGATGGAGATGTGCTGATCCGACCGGACCTTGAAGGTTTCAGCTCAGCGGATTTCTACAATGCCCCGGTATTGTTCGAGCTGGGTGCCAGCGCGGCGCGCAATCATGCCGTGGAGCTAAACCCGCTGAGGGTCTCCCGCTCGGAGTGGACGGGGTACAAAGCGGCAATGGGGTCTCGTGCCTACACAGCGGGTCCGATAGCACGCATTGAAATTGACCAGGGGAGTTCGCTGGCCCGTGAGTTCCTGCGGGAACGGATCCGACAGCAGCCTGGTATGCCTCTGGATGTGGCCGTACTGGAAGCCGACCTGAAACGGATATACGGTCTCGGCTATTACGAGACCGTCTCCTATTCGCTTTCGCCGTCCCGCGAGGGAACGGTACTGACCATTGGGGTTCAGGAGAAAAGCTGGGGGCCAAATTATCTGTCATTTGGTCTCAACTATGAAGATAACTTCAATGGCGAAACCCGGTTCAACATTGCTTCATCCATTCGAATGACTGAACTCAACGCGCTTGGTGGTGAATGGCAGACGGGCATTCAGCTGGGCACCGAGCCTTGGGTGCGGACCCAGTGGTATCAGCCAGTCGATTATGGCTATCAGCGGTTTATGGTGTTGGGTGGTCAGTACAGTCGCGAGACGTTCAGTATTTACGATAGCAACGATACTCGTATTGCGGAGGTGGATGTCACTTTCCGCAAGGCGGATCTCGCGTTGGGGATGGAGCTTGGTGGCATTGCCGAGGTCCGCCTCAAATACACCCGGGGCTATGCCACGGTAGACGAGCAGGTCGGGCAAGCGGTGGCTCCCGATGATTCGATCCACCAGGGTGGCCTTGCGCTTCAGGTGGTTCACGACTCCCTGGATGATGCCTTTTTCCCACGGCAGGGGGCCTTTGCGGGCATGCGGGGGCGCCTGGAGCGCGAAGATCTTGGTTCTGATCGGCATTTTGACTCGATCACCAGTATGGCGTTGGGAACCCGAACCTGGAAGGGCTTTAACATGACGGGCCTGCTCTATGCTGAAGCAGTGACCCGCGGGGAGCCAGGCATTGAAAATGCCGTCCGGCTGGGCGGATTCCGACGTTTGTCCGCCTTTGCTCCGGGGCAGATTACCGGCGACAACGCACTGATGGGCGCGCTGTACGCCAGCCAGGCTTTTGGCGGGCCACTGGTGCCGTGGTTTGCAGGGGTGGGGCTGGAGGTGGGGAATGCATGGGACTCTCTGGATGAGGCCAGCTGGAACAACTCGGTCCGCTCCTGGAGTGCATTTGCCGGAGTGGATACCTTCCTGGGGCCGGTGCAGGTGGCGACTGCGTATAATAACAAGGACAACTGGACGGCCTACCTGAACATCGGCTTTTCATTCACCCAGCTGTTTTACTGA
- a CDS encoding ATP-binding protein: MKVTLPTLLFCLLALFQAPLRADPPQSSPAPVLGSEELAWLAQQDRFRVGVRVGQVPLIFDTGDGTLAGTYVDYLARLSDKLGVPVEPVALEGEPDQGVPVPETILTTRMPGAPVTPGKRYTEPLMSLTYGLFVSAGDAAIRTLSDLEGGRIAVIRGDPNQFPMLDPVESFTPVPVDSIGEAVSRVLSGQADAFLGPVPVVSDYLQSAMINGIGLSVLLDKNTVDVVLQINIDDDLLYRVMDKAVAAISHNEHRVIRQSWLQADLPALERSGLELSATDMEWLKRHPNLRVAFRSDWPPFEYAQDDRPTGLAPDLVTRLESQLKVRFNRVILRDRIESEEQLKAGEVDILPGLSRTPRTENDFLFTRAYLTVPIALAIRDDGRFIGDLRELRSEKVGVVNRHAAHDYLLINHPDLDLYPVDTVEEGLLALSNGDLDVMVTHIPAVSYTVARLGLSNLRITSITPYQYDLRLAVRKDSPELHRILNKALSSLDAAETETIYNRWIHLDIEQETDYTVVRRVVLIAVLVVLIFLYWNRKLSREVDERIRSENALRRSEDELRAAKLEAERLAREAETASLAKSEFLANMSHEIRTPMNAVIGYSDLLSNSVTDPQQRTYLDAIRAGSRSLLMLINDILDLSRIEAGKMRLDYSAVSMRRLLDDVRHIFDLRAREQGISLEVSVDSKMPAAMMLDETRLRQVLFNLVGNAIKFTHEGGVTVRAVAIPLKSGEELNRNVADGSDRQRYKLRVTVKDTGIGIPPDQRERIFDAFEQQEGQNTRRYGGTGLGLAISRKLARMMGGELEVESEPGTGSVFTVVLPNVEATGEQAGDEGEPKEAERLLAQTLSMQERGWLREQLASDFGDEWKTIRESGDPEQMKDFARRVLAWGSRYRSGSVSRYGEKLLADVEAFNLDAVNSSLEAFPKLLGRQS, encoded by the coding sequence GTGAAGGTCACCCTTCCGACATTACTATTCTGCCTGTTGGCACTTTTTCAAGCCCCACTGAGAGCTGATCCTCCCCAGTCGTCTCCCGCCCCGGTGCTTGGTAGTGAAGAATTGGCGTGGCTTGCCCAACAGGACCGCTTCCGTGTTGGTGTCCGGGTTGGCCAGGTACCGCTGATATTCGATACTGGCGACGGAACCCTGGCGGGCACCTACGTCGACTACCTTGCTCGCCTGTCCGATAAGCTGGGGGTTCCCGTTGAGCCGGTGGCGCTGGAAGGTGAGCCCGATCAGGGGGTGCCAGTACCCGAAACCATCCTGACTACCCGGATGCCCGGAGCACCGGTAACGCCGGGAAAGCGCTATACCGAACCCTTGATGTCGCTGACCTATGGCTTGTTTGTCAGCGCTGGCGATGCGGCAATCCGTACGCTGTCTGATCTGGAGGGCGGCCGAATTGCGGTTATCCGGGGCGACCCTAATCAGTTTCCCATGTTGGACCCGGTCGAGAGCTTTACTCCGGTGCCAGTGGACAGTATCGGCGAGGCAGTGAGTCGTGTGCTCTCGGGTCAGGCAGATGCGTTCCTGGGGCCGGTGCCGGTTGTGTCCGATTACCTGCAATCAGCGATGATAAACGGCATCGGGTTGTCGGTTTTGCTGGACAAGAACACTGTGGACGTTGTGCTGCAGATCAATATTGATGATGACCTTCTTTACCGCGTTATGGATAAGGCGGTGGCTGCGATCAGTCACAATGAGCACCGGGTTATCCGGCAGTCCTGGCTCCAGGCAGATTTGCCAGCCCTGGAACGCAGCGGGCTGGAGCTTTCCGCCACGGACATGGAATGGCTCAAGCGGCACCCGAATCTTCGTGTTGCCTTCCGTTCTGACTGGCCACCCTTCGAATACGCCCAGGATGACCGTCCCACCGGGTTGGCGCCCGACCTGGTGACCCGGCTGGAGTCGCAGCTCAAAGTCCGGTTTAACCGGGTTATTCTGCGAGACCGGATTGAGTCGGAAGAACAGTTGAAGGCCGGAGAGGTCGATATCCTGCCCGGGCTCTCACGGACGCCGAGGACCGAAAATGATTTTCTCTTCACTCGGGCCTACCTCACGGTGCCGATTGCTCTCGCTATTCGTGATGACGGCCGTTTTATCGGGGATCTCAGGGAGTTGCGCTCAGAGAAGGTTGGTGTCGTCAATCGCCACGCGGCTCACGATTACCTGCTGATCAATCATCCCGACCTTGACCTGTATCCCGTCGACACCGTTGAGGAGGGGCTGCTGGCCCTGTCCAACGGTGACCTCGACGTTATGGTTACGCATATTCCCGCGGTCAGTTACACCGTGGCGCGGCTGGGACTGTCGAACTTGAGAATCACCAGTATCACGCCCTATCAGTATGACCTGAGACTCGCGGTGCGGAAGGATAGCCCTGAGCTGCACAGAATTCTGAACAAGGCTCTTAGCAGCCTGGATGCAGCGGAAACAGAAACCATCTATAACCGCTGGATCCACCTCGATATCGAACAGGAAACCGACTACACCGTGGTGCGCCGGGTGGTATTGATCGCTGTCCTGGTGGTGCTGATCTTCCTTTACTGGAACCGCAAGCTGTCGCGGGAAGTGGATGAGCGGATCCGCTCCGAAAATGCATTACGCCGGAGCGAAGACGAACTGCGCGCGGCCAAACTGGAGGCCGAGCGTCTGGCCCGGGAGGCGGAAACCGCCAGTCTGGCCAAGAGTGAGTTCCTTGCCAATATGTCCCATGAAATACGGACACCGATGAATGCGGTGATTGGTTACAGCGATCTGCTCAGCAACAGCGTTACCGATCCGCAACAGCGCACGTATCTGGATGCCATTAGGGCCGGCAGCCGAAGTTTGCTGATGCTGATCAACGATATTCTGGACCTTTCGCGGATCGAGGCCGGGAAAATGCGGCTGGATTACTCGGCTGTTTCCATGCGCCGTCTGCTAGACGACGTGCGCCATATCTTCGATTTGAGAGCCAGGGAACAGGGCATATCCCTGGAGGTGAGTGTCGATTCGAAAATGCCGGCTGCGATGATGCTCGATGAGACCCGGTTGCGTCAGGTACTGTTCAACCTCGTCGGCAACGCAATCAAGTTTACCCATGAGGGCGGTGTGACCGTCAGGGCGGTCGCGATCCCACTGAAATCCGGAGAAGAGCTGAACAGAAACGTTGCGGATGGCTCTGACCGGCAACGCTACAAGTTGCGGGTCACTGTCAAGGATACCGGCATTGGTATTCCGCCTGATCAGCGCGAACGTATCTTTGACGCCTTTGAGCAACAGGAAGGCCAGAATACCCGTCGCTACGGGGGCACCGGCCTCGGTCTTGCGATCAGCCGTAAGCTGGCCCGGATGATGGGCGGAGAGCTGGAGGTGGAAAGCGAGCCCGGAACAGGTTCTGTGTTTACCGTGGTGCTGCCGAACGTGGAGGCAACCGGCGAGCAGGCCGGCGATGAAGGTGAACCGAAAGAAGCAGAACGGCTACTGGCACAAACTCTGAGCATGCAGGAAAGGGGCTGGCTGAGGGAGCAGCTGGCATCTGATTTTGGCGACGAATGGAAAACGATACGGGAGAGCGGTGACCCGGAGCAGATGAAGGATTTCGCCCGCCGCGTTCTGGCCTGGGGCTCGCGATACCGCTCCGGTTCTGTTTCCCGGTACGGAGAGAAGCTGCTGGCGGACGTTGAGGCGTTCAATCTGGATGCGGTCAACAGTTCACTGGAAGCCTTTCCCAAGTTGCTGGGACGCCAGAGCTAG
- a CDS encoding DUF2789 domain-containing protein, producing MDTSKHSLSTLFEQMGLASDEKSIEDFVSRYSPLPSEIALQDAPFWSESQSHFLEEGLEEDSDWAEVIDELDALMRH from the coding sequence ATGGACACCAGCAAGCACTCGCTCTCGACCCTTTTCGAACAGATGGGCCTGGCTTCGGATGAAAAGAGCATTGAAGATTTTGTTTCCAGATATTCACCGTTGCCAAGTGAGATCGCACTGCAGGACGCGCCATTCTGGTCAGAGAGCCAGTCCCACTTCCTTGAAGAAGGCCTGGAAGAGGACAGCGACTGGGCCGAAGTGATTGACGAACTCGACGCCCTCATGCGCCACTGA
- a CDS encoding GGDEF domain-containing protein, translating to MASDQSWKEKYLQEIGAADDREKQWKAERNTLERMLVRTSLASEGQTPELDRLLVRVRKDLRKKKVDVEAWRELQEQIDRQVALLDEQPSSAGPAPQPVIQPQEPAPASESEPSPGDEQDLKDNTQRLRIARRVGQLLGQLLNQVSLEPAAEARARSLQQALLSSDHWEELREGLNHVAELVIAAVTRSQREFEAFLKRLDERLEVLRQHFSDQSIAQSGRLDATENLDREIREELERVGLDIEASDDLHQLKQSVSGHLESIGRAVGRFHAQETEREQVLSEQLSTMREKLAAMEAHSEQMQEQVRRERLRAMTDLLTQLPNREAWQERLSFEFNRWQRYQHPLTIGVLDIDLFKRINDSYGHKAGDRVLQLVAKELRDRLRNTDYIARYGGEEFVLLLPETLPDDAQVVMDKLRQHVSNLPFHFSGEPVTVTFSAGLVGFAPGDSEDSVFERADRALYLAKGAGRNCVRVFA from the coding sequence ATGGCATCGGATCAGTCCTGGAAGGAAAAATATCTTCAGGAAATCGGGGCTGCTGATGACCGGGAAAAACAGTGGAAAGCCGAGCGTAACACACTGGAACGAATGCTGGTGCGCACGAGCCTCGCATCAGAAGGGCAGACACCGGAACTTGACCGGCTTCTGGTCCGTGTTCGAAAGGACCTTCGAAAGAAAAAAGTAGATGTGGAGGCCTGGCGTGAGTTGCAGGAGCAGATCGACCGGCAGGTCGCGCTGCTTGATGAACAGCCCTCTTCCGCGGGCCCCGCCCCTCAGCCGGTGATACAGCCTCAGGAGCCTGCCCCTGCCTCGGAGAGTGAACCTTCCCCGGGCGATGAGCAGGACCTGAAAGATAACACCCAGCGTCTTCGTATTGCCCGTCGCGTAGGTCAGCTTCTGGGGCAGTTGCTGAACCAGGTTTCTCTAGAACCAGCCGCCGAGGCCCGCGCCAGGAGTCTCCAGCAGGCGTTGTTGTCCAGTGATCATTGGGAAGAGCTCCGGGAAGGCCTGAATCATGTTGCCGAGCTTGTCATTGCCGCCGTTACCCGGAGTCAGCGAGAGTTTGAGGCATTTCTGAAGCGCCTTGATGAGCGACTGGAAGTGCTGAGGCAGCACTTTTCCGACCAATCCATAGCCCAGTCCGGCAGGCTCGATGCAACTGAGAATCTGGACCGTGAAATCCGCGAGGAGCTGGAACGGGTCGGTCTCGATATTGAGGCCAGCGATGACCTGCACCAGCTAAAGCAATCAGTCAGTGGCCATCTGGAATCGATCGGTCGGGCAGTTGGGCGTTTTCATGCCCAGGAAACCGAGCGGGAGCAGGTGCTGTCGGAACAGCTCAGTACCATGCGGGAAAAACTCGCAGCCATGGAGGCTCATTCTGAACAGATGCAGGAGCAGGTGCGCCGGGAGCGGCTGCGCGCGATGACCGACCTGCTGACGCAGTTACCAAACCGGGAAGCCTGGCAGGAGCGGCTTTCTTTCGAGTTTAACCGTTGGCAGCGGTATCAGCACCCGCTTACCATCGGTGTGCTCGATATCGACCTGTTCAAGCGGATCAACGACTCTTATGGGCACAAGGCTGGTGATCGTGTGCTGCAGTTGGTGGCAAAGGAATTGAGGGACCGGTTACGAAATACCGATTATATTGCCCGGTATGGCGGCGAAGAGTTTGTGCTTCTACTCCCGGAAACCTTGCCGGACGATGCTCAGGTTGTGATGGACAAACTCAGGCAGCATGTCAGCAACCTGCCGTTTCACTTCAGTGGTGAGCCGGTCACCGTAACCTTCTCTGCGGGGTTGGTGGGATTTGCCCCGGGTGACTCTGAAGATTCGGTGTTTGAGCGCGCCGACCGTGCCCTTTACCTGGCCAAAGGTGCCGGCCGGAACTGTGTCCGCGTCTTCGCCTGA
- the xerC gene encoding tyrosine recombinase XerC → MPETRVPVTPPEVLTGPISDFIRHLAAEKRHSPRTCDAYQRDLTRLATWLWQEGGGEWRVVSGHDVRRYVATLNREGLSGRSIARHLSSARRFYQFLLRERLVTDNPALDIRAPKSGRRLPRVTDVDQLNHLLDASPDDPLEMRDLCMFELMYSSGLRLSELAGLNLDAVDLKGGEVRVLGKGSKERVLPVGRKALKAIRCWLPVRSGLASEQEPALFVSRRGDRLSHRSIQSRLNRWGLKKGADQKLHPHMLRHSFASHMLESSGDLRAVQELLGHADIATTQVYTHLDFQHLARVYDQSHPRARRHRYDGSERKEMNTGE, encoded by the coding sequence GTGCCAGAGACAAGGGTGCCTGTTACACCGCCCGAGGTGCTCACGGGCCCCATCTCCGATTTTATCCGCCATCTTGCTGCCGAAAAACGACATTCTCCCCGTACCTGCGACGCTTATCAGCGCGATCTGACTCGTCTGGCAACCTGGTTATGGCAGGAAGGGGGCGGCGAGTGGCGCGTGGTCTCCGGCCATGATGTGCGTCGTTATGTGGCGACGCTGAACCGGGAAGGGCTGAGTGGAAGAAGTATCGCGCGTCATTTGTCCTCTGCCCGCCGTTTCTATCAGTTCCTCTTGCGGGAACGCCTGGTGACGGATAACCCTGCCCTCGATATCCGGGCACCCAAAAGTGGCCGGCGGCTGCCCCGGGTGACGGATGTGGATCAGCTCAATCACCTGCTTGATGCCAGCCCTGACGATCCGCTGGAAATGCGGGATCTTTGCATGTTTGAACTGATGTACTCTTCGGGCCTGCGACTCTCTGAGCTGGCTGGACTGAATCTGGATGCAGTTGACCTGAAGGGGGGCGAAGTCCGGGTGCTGGGCAAGGGCAGCAAGGAGCGCGTTTTGCCGGTCGGCCGCAAAGCCCTGAAGGCAATCCGCTGCTGGTTGCCGGTGCGTTCAGGGCTGGCATCAGAGCAGGAACCGGCACTGTTCGTCAGTCGCCGCGGTGACCGATTGAGTCATCGAAGTATTCAGTCCCGTCTCAACCGCTGGGGGCTGAAAAAGGGCGCAGACCAGAAGCTGCATCCCCACATGCTGCGTCATTCCTTTGCCAGCCATATGCTCGAGTCCAGTGGCGACCTGCGCGCGGTTCAGGAACTCCTGGGTCATGCGGATATCGCTACCACTCAAGTCTATACGCACCTCGATTTTCAACATTTGGCTCGTGTTTATGACCAGAGTCACCCCAGAGCTCGTCGTCATCGGTATGATGGGTCGGAACGTAAGGAAATGAACACCGGTGAGTAG
- a CDS encoding DUF484 family protein — MTEQAAHQKAGELSRTQVADYLRDNPDFFIDQDELLRSLTLPHDSGRAISLVERQVHLFREQRDTLRRELVELVSIARHNDRLFEKSKRLLMQVIEARSLNDMASAIDDSIRGDFGLDAASVLLFTDAELPEASQGALHVVSPGVAQERLGSLLEGSRAVCGQFRESERQFLFPDREEPIASVALVPLRSDDLVGVFAVGSCQSGYFDQSMGSLFLSYISDTLSRLLPPMVQRHTSAAPVADIATESR, encoded by the coding sequence ATGACAGAACAAGCGGCCCACCAGAAGGCCGGAGAACTGAGTCGGACGCAGGTGGCAGACTACCTGCGCGACAATCCGGACTTTTTTATCGATCAGGATGAGCTGCTGCGCAGTCTGACCCTGCCCCATGACAGTGGCCGGGCAATTTCCCTGGTGGAGCGCCAGGTGCATCTTTTCCGCGAGCAGCGTGACACGCTCCGCCGGGAGCTGGTTGAACTGGTCTCCATTGCTCGCCATAACGACCGTCTGTTCGAGAAAAGCAAGCGCCTGCTCATGCAGGTTATCGAAGCGCGAAGCCTTAATGACATGGCGTCGGCCATTGATGACAGTATTCGGGGCGATTTTGGTCTCGACGCAGCTTCGGTGCTGCTGTTCACCGATGCAGAATTACCTGAGGCCTCTCAGGGCGCGCTTCATGTGGTCAGCCCAGGCGTAGCACAGGAACGTCTGGGCAGCCTGTTGGAAGGAAGTCGGGCTGTCTGTGGCCAGTTCCGGGAAAGCGAGCGGCAATTTCTTTTTCCTGACCGTGAAGAGCCGATCGCATCGGTCGCTCTGGTGCCCCTGCGCAGCGATGATCTGGTGGGTGTCTTCGCCGTTGGTAGCTGTCAGTCGGGGTATTTTGACCAGAGCATGGGGTCTCTGTTTCTCAGTTATATCAGCGATACGCTGAGTCGGTTGTTGCCTCCCATGGTTCAGCGACATACCAGTGCCGCTCCGGTTGCCGATATTGCGACGGAGTCTCGCTAG
- the dapF gene encoding diaminopimelate epimerase, with amino-acid sequence MSQQRRGQGPVLRFTKMHGLGNDFMVVDAISQPFRLRPEMIRELADRNFGVGFDQLLVVEPPGLPDVDFRYRIFNADGSEVEQCGNGARCFARFVRDQRLTNKKVIRVQTAKGVIELRVGKEGMVTVNMGVPEFNPPAIPFAADCRKNVYTVDVDGQTVELSAVSMGNPHGVLVVDDVDHAPVETLGPRLEKHPRFPSRANIGFLQIVDRGHARLRVFERGSGETLACGSGACAAVVAGCLRGLLDPRVEVELRGGPLVIEWQGEGTPVMMEGPATSVFEGQLRLPGDNNGRRRRGGRPFKQRS; translated from the coding sequence ATGAGTCAGCAGCGACGTGGGCAGGGTCCTGTGCTCCGCTTTACCAAGATGCACGGTCTGGGCAACGATTTTATGGTTGTCGATGCCATCAGTCAGCCGTTTCGTTTGCGCCCTGAGATGATTCGGGAGTTGGCGGACAGGAACTTCGGAGTCGGCTTTGATCAGCTGCTGGTGGTAGAGCCTCCGGGGTTGCCCGATGTCGACTTTCGCTACCGTATCTTCAATGCGGACGGATCCGAAGTGGAGCAGTGTGGCAATGGCGCCCGGTGTTTTGCCCGCTTTGTGCGGGATCAGCGTCTTACCAACAAGAAGGTGATCAGGGTACAGACGGCCAAGGGTGTGATTGAGCTGCGGGTCGGTAAGGAGGGCATGGTGACGGTCAACATGGGCGTGCCCGAGTTCAATCCGCCTGCCATACCGTTTGCCGCCGATTGTCGAAAGAACGTTTACACGGTCGATGTAGACGGCCAGACCGTCGAGCTCAGCGCCGTTTCCATGGGTAATCCCCACGGGGTCCTGGTGGTGGATGATGTAGACCACGCACCGGTGGAAACTCTGGGGCCCCGCCTGGAAAAACACCCCCGTTTTCCGTCACGGGCCAATATCGGATTCCTGCAGATAGTCGATCGGGGGCATGCCCGCCTGCGGGTATTCGAGCGCGGATCCGGAGAAACCCTGGCCTGTGGCAGCGGCGCCTGTGCTGCTGTGGTGGCGGGCTGTTTGCGTGGTTTGCTGGACCCTCGGGTCGAGGTGGAATTGCGTGGAGGGCCGCTGGTCATTGAATGGCAGGGTGAAGGTACCCCTGTTATGATGGAAGGGCCTGCAACCAGCGTCTTTGAAGGCCAGTTGCGGCTGCCGGGTGATAATAACGGGCGTCGCCGCCGAGGTGGCCGGCCTTTCAAACAACGGTCCTGA
- the lysA gene encoding diaminopimelate decarboxylase codes for MDHFNYRNGELFAEDVPVSEIAERFGTPAYVYSRATLERHYRAYDDALSGRPHLVCYAVKANSNLAVLNVLARLGAGFDIVSAGELERVLRSGGDASKVVFSGVGKQEWEMQRALEAGVRCFNVESDTELDRLNKVAGELGVKAPVSLRVNPDVDAGTHPYISTGLKENKFGIDIAEAPEVYARAATLPNLDIQGVDCHIGSQLTSVSPFLDALDRVLALIDNLAAQGIRIHHLDIGGGLGVTYNQEQPPQPSDYVKALAERLGDRKLELVMEPGRSIAANAGILVTRVEFLKCTAHRNFAIIDAAMNDLIRPALYSAWQSIIPVRPRSDGEEKSWDLVGPVCETGDFLGKDRQLRLQAGDLLAVRSAGAYGFVMSSNYNSRNRPPELMVDGDQVHIVRRRETVEDQIAPESCLPE; via the coding sequence ATGGACCATTTCAATTATCGCAACGGTGAGCTCTTCGCCGAGGATGTGCCTGTCTCCGAAATTGCCGAGCGTTTCGGTACGCCGGCCTATGTTTATTCCCGCGCGACTCTTGAACGCCATTATCGTGCCTATGATGATGCCTTGAGCGGCCGCCCGCACCTGGTGTGCTACGCAGTCAAAGCGAACAGCAACCTGGCGGTTCTGAACGTGTTGGCAAGGCTCGGAGCGGGGTTCGACATAGTGTCAGCTGGTGAGCTGGAGCGGGTGCTGAGATCCGGTGGCGATGCCAGCAAGGTCGTGTTCTCGGGTGTTGGTAAACAGGAATGGGAAATGCAGCGGGCCCTGGAAGCGGGTGTTCGCTGCTTTAATGTCGAGTCTGATACCGAACTGGACCGTCTCAACAAGGTCGCTGGTGAACTGGGTGTCAAGGCGCCGGTTTCGCTGAGGGTCAATCCGGATGTGGATGCGGGGACCCACCCCTATATCTCCACCGGCCTGAAAGAGAACAAGTTCGGGATTGATATTGCCGAGGCTCCGGAGGTCTATGCCAGGGCGGCGACATTGCCGAACCTGGACATTCAGGGTGTCGATTGCCATATCGGGTCCCAGTTGACCTCGGTGTCACCTTTCCTGGATGCTCTGGATCGGGTATTAGCGCTGATTGACAATCTGGCAGCACAGGGTATCCGGATTCACCACCTTGATATCGGTGGTGGTCTCGGGGTTACCTATAATCAGGAGCAGCCACCGCAACCTTCGGATTACGTCAAGGCGCTGGCTGAAAGGCTGGGTGACCGCAAGCTTGAGCTCGTAATGGAGCCGGGTCGCTCCATTGCGGCTAATGCCGGTATTCTGGTGACCCGGGTGGAATTCCTGAAGTGCACGGCCCACCGCAATTTTGCCATCATTGATGCCGCCATGAACGACCTGATCCGGCCAGCCCTCTACAGTGCCTGGCAGTCGATCATTCCGGTCAGGCCGCGTTCGGATGGTGAGGAGAAGTCCTGGGATCTCGTCGGGCCTGTGTGCGAAACCGGCGACTTTCTTGGCAAAGATCGGCAGTTGCGACTTCAGGCCGGCGATCTGTTGGCCGTTCGTTCGGCAGGTGCCTACGGGTTTGTTATGAGTTCCAACTACAACAGCCGTAACCGTCCACCGGAGCTTATGGTGGATGGTGACCAGGTGCACATCGTTCGTCGCCGCGAAACCGTGGAAGATCAGATTGCGCCAGAGAGCTGTTTGCCGGAATGA
- the lptM gene encoding LPS translocon maturation chaperone LptM: MRAVKVLVTGLVLMLALVGCGQKGPLYREHQDASALAALDAVDSGAGSDDARNDQGAGE; this comes from the coding sequence ATGCGCGCTGTGAAAGTTTTGGTCACCGGTTTGGTTCTGATGCTGGCGCTTGTCGGCTGCGGCCAGAAAGGCCCGCTGTACAGGGAGCATCAGGATGCGTCAGCCCTCGCTGCGCTGGATGCGGTTGATTCCGGGGCTGGCAGCGATGATGCGCGCAATGACCAGGGTGCCGGCGAGTAG